A genomic stretch from Megalobrama amblycephala isolate DHTTF-2021 linkage group LG22, ASM1881202v1, whole genome shotgun sequence includes:
- the LOC125258073 gene encoding uncharacterized protein LOC125258073, with amino-acid sequence MMADCIDDSQFAISESTWSPEFIQELLPSAERTALLYNLSFLCLGGFPKLERMIRDQAIETQMLFGTSEAVLLKCVGTSSNLVSSLFPMLKNAVLKNKSLLAVQYLEKARTWINDIIRAVDDIVKRYDQQTRNVKSCTSDVYQEQKETEEKITKQTDEVKGLEDALANLEKELRNNVKNMEEIERRYQDKNNELQNQVRQYEKQKQCAWFLRAFVPFFACHQDASNMPGIAAKQSELSNLNSEKNSLRTKEWNIKIQQTDLQLKLANSKILLGAIPSPVHLKEVQRCLDQIRQILVDLKKFWEKVGVTLDTLKEKTFVGEDLIAMCDMKDEFLNSIEMAGKYWKRFGVCCQRAQGIFSLQSKDAYKFLEINPSSLSEDERKKQYTSIMEKLKKINPQGSAKAAITA; translated from the exons atgatggcCGATTGCATAG ATGATTCTCAGTTTGCCATCAGTGAATCCACATGGAGTCCAGAGTTCATCCAGGAGCTTCTTCCGTCTGCGGAGAGAACGGCTCTCCTCTATAATCTGTCATTCTTGTGTCTGGGAGGCTTCCCAAAGCTGGAGCGTATGATCAGAGACCAAGCTATTGAAACACAAATGCTGTTCGGAACCTCTGAGGCTGTTCTGCTGAAG TGTGTTGGCACAAGTTCCAACCTGGTCTCTTCACTGTTCCCGATGCTGAAGAATGCTGTTCTGAAGAATAAATCCCTTCTGGCTGTACAATACCTGGAGAAAGCCAGAACATGGATCAATGACATCATCAGAGCTGTGGATGACATTGTGAAGAG GTATGACCAACAAACCCGAAATGTGAAATCATGCACCAGTGATGTGTATCAAGAACAGAAAGAGACCGAAGAAAAAATAACGAAACAAACTGATGAGGTGAAGGGTCTGGAGGATGCTCTGGCCAATCTTGAAAAGGAGCTGAGAAACAATGTCAAAAATATGGAGGAAATTGAGAGAAGATATCAAGACAAAAACAACGAACTACAGAATCAAGTCAGAcaatatgaaaaacaaaaacaatgtgcCTGGTTTCTCAGAGCTTTTGTTCCATTTTTTGCATGCCACCAAGATGCTTCGAACATGCCTGGCATTGCTGCTAAACAATCCGAGCTGTCCAATCTCAACTCTGAAAAGAACAGTCTGCGAACCAAAGAGTGGAACATCAAAATCCAACAGACTGATCTTCAGCTGAAGTTGGCCAATTCCAAAATACTACTGG GTGCGATACCCAGTCCTGTCCACCTGAAGGAAGTCCAGAGGTGTCTTGATCAAATCCGACAAATTCTGGTTGATCTTAAAAAGTTCTGGGAGAAAGTGGGTGTTACACTGGACACACTGAAAGAGAAGACCTTTGTTGGGGAGGATCTGATTGCAATGTGTGACATGAAGGATGAGTTCCTGAACTCCATCGAAATGGCAGGAAAG TACTGGAAGAGATTTGGTGTGTGCTGTCAGAGAGCACAGGGCATCTTCAGCCTTCAGTCTAAGGACGCATATAAATTCCTGGAGATCAATCCGTCTTCACTCTCAGAGGATGAAAGGAAGAAGCAGTACACGTCTATCATGGAGAAGCTGAAGAAGATCAATCCTCAGGGCTCGGCCAAAGCCGCCATCACTGCATAA